One Candidatus Omnitrophota bacterium genomic region harbors:
- the secA gene encoding preprotein translocase subunit SecA — protein sequence MIGKIFSAVVGTHNDRELKRLKPKMELITSLEPRISKLSDAELRAKTAEFKAKIKERLKDIDLKGLEKAERRKTETEVLEEVLPEAFAVVRETSKRVTGMRHFDVQLIGGIVLHEGKIAEMATGEGKTLVATLSAYLNALTGLGVHIVTVNDYLAKRDRYWMGPIFEFLGLTVGMIQHDMNDRDRQAAYNSDITYGTNNEFGFDYLRDNMKYRLEDMVQRPLHYGIVDEVDSILVDEARTPLIISGPAEESTDKYYKAANIVRGLEKGEKDQETKEESGDYIVDEKGHSVWMTEQGETKVVKAWGLKDMHSMESVEERHCVEKALLAKELYKRDVQYLIKDGEVIIVDEFTGRMMPGRRWSDGLHQAVEAKEGVKIERENQTLATITFQNYFRMFDKLAGMTGTAATEANEFSQIYKLDVIVIPTNRPLIRANHPDSIYKSEKEKFNAAADEIAQLYEKGQPVLVGTISIDKSERLSNMLQRRGIPHQVLNAKYHESEAHIVAQAGRYKAITIATNMAGRGTDILLGGNAEYMVYDYFKQKGIEPEAIDPKEKSEMMAKFKAKVEDEHNKVIAVGGLHVLGTERHEARRIDNQLRGRCGRQGDPGSSRFYLSLEDDLMRIFGSDRIKYIMEKLGMEEGQPIEHPIVSKSIETAQKRVEAHNFEIRKQLLEYDNVMNKQREVIYSERRAILEGKDIKEYIAAMIENGLDSAMDIYLNEKTHHEEWDAKGFSEWFRGKFGFSLPADQGGSFAGPRHDIRARLLDIINKFYEKREFVLGADVARHIEKTILLDMIDSKWKDHLYTMDLLKEGIGLRAYGQVDPLVEYKNEGFAMFEEMMNRIQDDALEFIFKVQVATQEKPRGVFESVPQQMIHREMGSLASRIPQSQGGEPVEARPPDAKQAPLEREAPKVGRNDPCPCGSGKKYKKCCGA from the coding sequence ATGATAGGAAAGATATTTTCAGCGGTTGTGGGTACCCATAACGACAGGGAGCTTAAGCGGCTTAAGCCCAAGATGGAGCTTATTACTTCACTTGAGCCGAGGATCTCCAAGCTCTCCGATGCCGAACTGCGAGCGAAGACCGCCGAATTCAAGGCGAAGATCAAAGAACGGCTCAAGGATATCGATCTCAAGGGTCTCGAGAAGGCCGAGCGGCGCAAGACAGAGACTGAGGTCCTCGAGGAGGTATTGCCCGAGGCTTTCGCGGTCGTGCGCGAAACCAGTAAGAGGGTCACCGGGATGCGCCATTTCGACGTCCAGCTTATCGGCGGCATCGTCCTGCACGAAGGAAAGATAGCGGAGATGGCGACCGGCGAAGGAAAGACGCTCGTCGCCACATTGTCGGCATATTTGAACGCCCTGACCGGGCTCGGCGTCCATATCGTCACAGTGAACGATTACCTCGCGAAACGCGACAGGTACTGGATGGGGCCGATATTCGAGTTCCTCGGGCTGACGGTCGGGATGATCCAGCACGATATGAACGACAGGGACCGTCAGGCCGCGTATAACAGCGATATAACCTACGGCACGAACAACGAATTCGGTTTCGATTACCTGCGCGACAATATGAAGTACCGGCTCGAAGATATGGTCCAGCGGCCGCTGCATTACGGCATCGTCGACGAGGTCGACTCGATACTTGTCGACGAAGCGAGGACGCCCCTCATAATATCCGGCCCTGCCGAAGAGTCGACCGACAAATATTATAAAGCCGCGAACATCGTAAGGGGCCTCGAGAAGGGCGAGAAGGACCAGGAGACGAAGGAAGAGTCCGGCGATTACATAGTCGACGAGAAAGGCCACAGCGTCTGGATGACCGAACAGGGCGAGACGAAGGTCGTCAAGGCCTGGGGGCTCAAGGATATGCATTCGATGGAATCTGTCGAGGAGCGGCATTGCGTCGAGAAGGCGCTCCTTGCCAAAGAGCTTTATAAGCGCGACGTGCAGTACCTCATCAAGGACGGCGAGGTCATAATCGTCGACGAATTCACCGGCCGCATGATGCCGGGCAGGAGATGGTCGGACGGGCTGCACCAGGCGGTCGAGGCGAAAGAGGGCGTTAAGATCGAGAGGGAGAACCAGACCCTCGCTACGATAACGTTCCAGAATTATTTCAGGATGTTCGACAAGCTCGCCGGCATGACCGGCACGGCCGCGACAGAGGCCAACGAATTCAGCCAGATATATAAACTCGACGTTATCGTGATACCGACGAACAGGCCGCTCATAAGGGCGAACCATCCGGACAGCATTTATAAATCCGAAAAAGAGAAATTCAATGCCGCTGCCGACGAGATCGCGCAGTTATACGAGAAGGGCCAGCCGGTGCTGGTCGGAACGATCTCGATAGATAAATCCGAGCGCCTGAGCAACATGCTTCAGCGCCGCGGGATACCGCACCAGGTCTTGAACGCGAAATACCACGAGTCGGAGGCGCACATAGTCGCGCAGGCCGGGCGGTATAAGGCGATCACCATCGCGACGAACATGGCAGGCCGCGGCACCGATATTTTGCTCGGCGGCAACGCGGAATACATGGTCTATGACTATTTCAAGCAGAAAGGGATCGAGCCCGAGGCGATCGATCCTAAAGAGAAATCCGAGATGATGGCGAAGTTCAAGGCGAAGGTCGAAGATGAGCATAATAAAGTCATAGCGGTCGGGGGCCTGCATGTCCTCGGCACCGAACGCCACGAGGCGCGGCGCATCGATAACCAGCTCCGCGGCAGGTGCGGACGCCAGGGTGACCCGGGTTCATCGAGGTTCTATCTCTCGCTCGAGGACGACCTGATGAGGATATTCGGCTCGGACAGGATAAAATACATAATGGAAAAATTAGGGATGGAAGAGGGCCAGCCGATAGAACATCCCATCGTCTCGAAGTCGATAGAGACCGCGCAGAAACGCGTCGAGGCGCATAACTTTGAGATAAGGAAGCAATTGCTCGAATATGATAACGTCATGAACAAGCAGAGGGAAGTCATCTACTCCGAGAGGCGCGCGATACTCGAGGGCAAGGACATCAAGGAATATATCGCCGCGATGATAGAGAACGGCCTCGACTCGGCGATGGATATTTACCTGAACGAGAAGACGCACCATGAGGAGTGGGATGCCAAGGGATTCTCGGAATGGTTCCGCGGCAAGTTCGGGTTCAGCCTCCCGGCGGACCAGGGCGGATCGTTTGCCGGCCCGCGCCATGACATAAGGGCGAGGCTCCTCGATATAATAAATAAGTTTTACGAGAAGAGGGAGTTCGTCCTCGGCGCGGACGTGGCCAGGCATATCGAGAAGACGATACTGCTCGACATGATCGATTCGAAATGGAAGGACCATCTTTATACGATGGACCTGCTAAAGGAAGGCATAGGCCTGCGCGCGTACGGACAGGTCGACCCGCTCGTCGAATACAAGAACGAGGGCTTCGCGATGTTCGAGGAGATGATGAACAGGATACAGGATGACGCCCTCGAGTTCATCTTTAAGGTGCAGGTGGCGACCCAGGAGAAGCCGAGGGGCGTCTTCGAATCCGTCCCCCAGCAGATGATACACAGGGAGATGGGTTCGCTCGCCTCGAGGATACCCCAATCACAGGGCGGCGAGCCGGTCGAGGCGAGGCCGCCGGACGCGAAACAGGCGCCCCTCGAAAGGGAAGCTCCGAAAGTGGGCAGGAACGACCCGTGCCCGTGCGGGAGCGGAAAGAAATATAAAAAATGCTGCGGCGCTTAG
- the prfB gene encoding peptide chain release factor 2 (programmed frameshift), whose translation MLEELKKRIKQAQETLANLRGIFDLDAAGKNIAGFEGKMAAPGFWDDQQKANKIIAEMKSLKARLDPWQACSKELEELSGLAEITENSDEASISQLSKDLDALANKINRIEFTALFSGEHDKSGAILSINAGAGGTESCDWAAMLFRMYTRYAQNKGHKVEVLDYLAGEEAGVKNVTMLVKGDYAFGYLKSERGVHRLVRISPFDSNKRRHTSFASVDVIPEVEEEADIQIDEKDLRIDVYRASGPGGQGVNTTDSAVRITHIPTGLVVQCQNERSQLKNKHSAMKVLKARLFEKKQREQEEKIKSMYSEKQKIEWGSQIRSYVLHPYMMVKDHRTEYETGKANQVIDGELDELIEAYVKFSAGKVPPQREKN comes from the exons ATGCTTGAGGAGCTTAAGAAGAGGATAAAGCAGGCGCAAGAGACATTAGCCAACCTGCGG GGTATCTTTGACCTCGATGCCGCAGGGAAGAATATAGCGGGATTTGAAGGGAAGATGGCCGCCCCGGGCTTCTGGGACGACCAGCAGAAGGCCAACAAGATAATCGCCGAAATGAAGTCGCTAAAGGCCCGCCTTGATCCGTGGCAGGCGTGCAGCAAAGAGCTCGAGGAGCTTTCAGGGCTCGCCGAGATAACCGAAAATTCAGACGAAGCCTCGATATCCCAGCTTTCAAAAGACCTGGACGCCTTAGCGAACAAGATAAACCGCATCGAATTTACCGCTTTATTCTCGGGCGAGCACGATAAGTCCGGCGCCATACTTTCCATTAACGCGGGTGCCGGCGGCACCGAGTCGTGCGACTGGGCGGCGATGCTCTTCAGGATGTATACCCGCTACGCGCAGAACAAGGGACATAAGGTTGAAGTCCTCGACTATCTGGCCGGAGAAGAAGCCGGCGTCAAGAACGTCACGATGCTGGTAAAAGGCGATTATGCTTTCGGCTACCTGAAGTCAGAGCGTGGCGTACATCGTTTAGTCAGAATATCGCCATTCGATTCGAATAAAAGGCGGCACACATCGTTCGCCTCGGTAGATGTCATCCCCGAGGTCGAGGAGGAGGCGGATATCCAGATCGACGAGAAGGACCTGCGCATAGATGTCTACCGCGCATCCGGTCCCGGCGGGCAGGGCGTCAACACGACAGACTCGGCGGTGCGCATTACCCATATCCCGACCGGGCTCGTCGTCCAGTGCCAGAACGAGCGCTCGCAGTTGAAGAACAAGCATTCGGCGATGAAAGTGCTGAAGGCGCGGCTCTTCGAGAAGAAACAACGGGAGCAGGAAGAAAAAATAAAGTCGATGTATTCGGAGAAACAAAAGATAGAATGGGGCAGCCAGATACGCTCTTACGTGCTGCACCCGTACATGATGGTAAAGGACCACAGGACGGAATACGAGACCGGGAAGGCGAACCAGGTGATTGACGGCGAACTTGACGAATTGATAGAGGCGTATGTTAAATTTTCAGCCGGCAAGGTCCCGCCTCAGCGGGAGAAAAACTAA